A portion of the Novosphingobium sp. KA1 genome contains these proteins:
- the mobF gene encoding MobF family relaxase has protein sequence MHSIAAVRSSGGAADYFANDNYYTAQESAQAGVWAGEGARALGLEGTVGRDAFEAILNGHLPDGDKVGQVEGRRLGLDLTFSMPKSASILALVSGDRRILDAHMAAVRSTMSQLVEKQLAEGRNYERSRSGEPEKTGNLVYALFAHDTSRALDPQGHIHAVVANLTRDLKGNWKALWNGEIWKNNTTIGQFYHAAFRAQLQKLGYETEASGKHGAFEIKGVPTAVIKAFSTRANEIEAKIAETGATRLATKKQITLYTRDPKLAVEDRAALAEGWKTRAAELGFDGKPLIAEAMARAAHQVRPTLRETASQAFAEVAERISAAMRPPSALAVSGPAALFLSAETIKAQHATASAIRHLSEREAAFSPQAILSAALGFQIKGLEGGAVALRIGELVREGHLIPGKSDRLDGHYDLVTTPAALGREQQILDRIDAGAGKGRVFMAPEVAMVRLQAAARELGIERAGSDGWQLNAGQLAAGVAVLSGKDRFLNIQGVAGAGKSTLLGALDKVLSAEGVKLVGLAFQNKMVADLRGGGSGMMTAEQMREAGIEAWTIASFVNRYAGPAAQGQGERFETARTALQNTVIITDESSMVSSRDMASLTMIAERLDLAKAPFIGDRQQLSAIEQGKMFAVSQAAGQATVRMDENIRQKGSPLLLAVAGLSNEGHAGLALDLLAAHGRVIEDKADHIAAAADLWLSLAPEERARTAIFTAGRDDRTRINGLVQQGLLKEGSLAGPGVPFSTLQSANATREEMRFASTYRPGQVLEARMDVRELGLRRGEYDVVAIGRDGKVTLERDGKRKVIDPDRIDPQHRFDRIGLYDRKDITLHGGETVFWREKDGPRDIAKSTYAKVVSATGQAVTLELADKRQITLPSSDPMLRRLDLGYALNAHMAQGMTQAQAIEVISSRQRNLATQRTQNVLNTRATDDMRVVTNDLEALKFQLDRTPGNKTSALETVGRLEVDARPANPIEPRQLPELRMSPELKAKLDAALGPVAAPAVRQLPVPEKSLGLDL, from the coding sequence ATGCATTCCATCGCAGCGGTTCGTTCGTCCGGTGGTGCTGCCGACTATTTCGCGAACGACAACTACTACACGGCACAAGAGAGCGCGCAAGCGGGGGTCTGGGCTGGCGAGGGTGCGCGCGCACTCGGGCTCGAGGGAACGGTCGGGCGCGATGCGTTTGAAGCCATTCTCAACGGCCATCTGCCCGACGGGGACAAGGTGGGGCAGGTCGAGGGGCGCAGGCTGGGTCTCGATCTCACCTTTTCCATGCCCAAGTCCGCCTCGATCCTGGCTCTGGTCTCAGGCGACCGGCGGATCCTGGATGCCCACATGGCGGCCGTGCGCTCGACCATGTCGCAGCTCGTCGAGAAGCAGCTTGCGGAAGGCCGCAATTACGAGCGCAGTCGCAGCGGCGAGCCTGAGAAGACCGGCAACCTCGTCTATGCCCTGTTTGCCCACGACACGAGCCGCGCGCTCGATCCCCAGGGGCATATTCACGCCGTCGTCGCCAATCTGACCCGCGACCTCAAGGGCAACTGGAAGGCGCTGTGGAACGGCGAGATCTGGAAGAACAACACGACGATCGGCCAGTTCTACCACGCCGCCTTCCGCGCCCAGCTCCAGAAGCTCGGCTATGAGACCGAGGCATCCGGCAAACATGGCGCATTCGAGATCAAGGGCGTGCCCACGGCTGTGATCAAGGCGTTTTCGACCCGGGCTAACGAGATCGAGGCGAAGATCGCCGAGACCGGCGCGACCCGCCTCGCCACCAAGAAGCAGATCACCCTCTACACCCGTGACCCCAAGCTCGCCGTCGAGGATCGGGCCGCGCTGGCCGAAGGCTGGAAGACCCGCGCTGCCGAACTGGGATTTGACGGCAAACCCCTCATCGCCGAGGCCATGGCGCGGGCCGCCCATCAGGTCCGCCCGACCTTGCGCGAAACGGCGAGCCAGGCCTTTGCTGAAGTCGCCGAACGGATCAGCGCTGCCATGCGGCCGCCCAGTGCGCTCGCGGTCAGCGGCCCCGCCGCACTCTTCCTTTCCGCCGAGACGATCAAGGCCCAGCATGCCACTGCCTCGGCCATCCGGCACCTTTCGGAGCGCGAGGCCGCATTCAGCCCGCAGGCGATCCTGAGCGCCGCGCTCGGCTTCCAGATCAAGGGTCTCGAAGGGGGCGCTGTCGCCCTGCGGATCGGCGAACTGGTCCGTGAGGGGCATCTGATCCCGGGCAAGTCCGACCGGCTCGATGGCCACTACGATCTCGTGACCACGCCCGCGGCGCTCGGGCGAGAGCAGCAGATACTGGACCGGATCGATGCCGGAGCCGGCAAGGGCCGGGTGTTCATGGCGCCAGAGGTCGCCATGGTACGGCTCCAGGCGGCGGCACGCGAACTCGGGATCGAGCGCGCCGGCAGCGATGGCTGGCAGCTCAATGCCGGGCAGCTCGCCGCGGGCGTGGCCGTGCTGTCGGGCAAGGACCGCTTCCTCAACATCCAGGGCGTGGCGGGCGCGGGCAAGTCGACGCTGCTGGGCGCGCTTGACAAGGTGCTGTCCGCCGAAGGGGTCAAGCTCGTTGGCCTCGCCTTCCAGAACAAGATGGTTGCCGACCTGCGCGGCGGAGGCTCAGGCATGATGACTGCCGAGCAGATGCGCGAGGCCGGGATCGAAGCCTGGACCATTGCCAGCTTCGTCAACCGCTATGCCGGGCCCGCCGCGCAAGGCCAGGGCGAACGGTTCGAGACCGCGCGCACCGCGCTCCAGAACACGGTCATCATCACCGACGAAAGTTCGATGGTCTCCTCGCGCGACATGGCGAGCCTGACCATGATCGCCGAGCGTCTCGACCTCGCCAAGGCACCGTTCATCGGCGACCGCCAGCAGCTCTCGGCGATCGAGCAGGGCAAGATGTTCGCGGTGTCGCAGGCCGCGGGGCAGGCGACAGTCAGGATGGACGAGAACATCCGCCAGAAGGGCTCGCCGCTGCTGCTCGCGGTGGCCGGTCTGTCGAACGAAGGCCATGCCGGCCTGGCGCTCGATCTCCTGGCGGCCCACGGCCGGGTGATCGAGGACAAGGCCGATCATATTGCCGCCGCTGCCGACCTCTGGTTGTCGCTTGCCCCGGAGGAGCGCGCGCGCACGGCGATATTCACGGCCGGCCGCGACGACCGCACCCGGATCAACGGCCTCGTCCAGCAGGGCCTGCTCAAGGAGGGCAGTCTTGCCGGCCCCGGCGTCCCCTTCTCGACCCTGCAGAGCGCCAATGCCACCCGCGAGGAGATGCGCTTTGCCTCGACCTACCGGCCCGGCCAGGTGCTCGAGGCGCGGATGGACGTGCGCGAACTGGGGCTGAGGCGCGGCGAATACGACGTGGTGGCGATCGGCCGCGACGGCAAAGTGACGCTGGAGCGCGATGGCAAGCGCAAGGTCATCGATCCGGACCGGATCGACCCGCAGCACCGTTTCGACCGAATCGGGCTCTACGACCGCAAGGACATTACCCTCCATGGCGGCGAGACGGTGTTCTGGCGCGAAAAGGATGGGCCCCGCGATATCGCGAAGTCGACCTATGCGAAGGTCGTCTCGGCAACTGGGCAAGCCGTGACGCTTGAGCTTGCCGACAAGCGGCAGATCACCCTGCCCTCCAGCGATCCCATGCTGCGGCGGCTTGACCTGGGCTATGCGCTCAATGCGCACATGGCGCAGGGCATGACCCAGGCCCAGGCGATCGAGGTGATCTCTTCACGGCAGCGCAACCTCGCCACCCAGCGCACCCAGAACGTTCTCAATACCCGCGCGACCGACGACATGCGGGTCGTGACCAACGACCTCGAGGCGCTCAAGTTCCAGCTCGACCGGACGCCGGGCAACAAGACCTCGGCGCTCGAGACGGTCGGCAGGCTCGAGGTTGACGCGCGGCCCGCGAACCCGATCGAGCCTCGCCAGCTCCCCGAACTCAGGATGAGCCCGGAACTGAAGGCGAAGCTCGATGCTGCCCTTGGCCCGGTCGCAGCCCCGGCGGTGCGCCAGCTCCCCGTCCCGGAAAAATCGCTGGGGCTCGACCTGTGA
- a CDS encoding type IV secretion system DNA-binding domain-containing protein gives MAGPDTWSDRARPGKLQHHSARGTMPRNAGDFTRGSQLITHEFLMWFASARLPFLVWFFTFLFVLSVVLALRLHEHEIEMILMRIYAAGWAFMEFSPSKVINLTVPSGEAIPAPISMVASHPDVVIAWNKLMRAIWGSLFISLFVAVPLAVWFVDFSKRRGKSILEERHQRGAMLVDGAELASVINAHNRAQLDQEIAEKLPGKSFDQIMAMSFEDRKAAGIHHVYSMAGIPFPWRTEQSHTMMIGSTGTGKTTQMRALIAQMRVRRDRAVVFDLTGAYVEAFYNPETDIILNPMDERCPSWSVFAEAKNHADFTGIAAALLPADGGGAEPFWMLAARTLFVESCIKLIKEGQATNQALASRLMMADLKAVHKMLENTVADPLTAPEAAKMAESIRAVFNTNAQALRFLPEGKAPFSICDWVRVEDKPGSILFITSSHNELVLNRALLSLWMNLAVHTLMRLPRTRDLRTWFFFDEVHALHRLPAIEDGLQTARGFGGAFVLGIHSFAKLSETYGKEGAQNLAALARTKLILAAADRDTAEHCSDYIGHREVRMMDEAYSYGYSNIRDAATITPRSEVQPLVLPDDIMKLPSLRGFVVFPEGFDAARIKLAWKDYPKVADGYVLRENVEPIEFSNAAGGEADDAEDKGGRETRDELQPANLIEPDEKQAKPAAAVPGQDEAEPLPPQVGAESGAPAVRIAATMSFRAGGASPVADTHSRHAPSEAKAITQSAAKAAGQRANQNARELGEALEPETRIERSAGGPKGTDEPEIAPDEGMEI, from the coding sequence ATGGCGGGGCCTGACACCTGGTCGGACCGCGCTCGGCCGGGCAAGTTGCAGCACCATTCGGCGCGCGGAACCATGCCGCGCAATGCCGGTGATTTCACCCGCGGCTCGCAGCTCATCACTCATGAATTCCTGATGTGGTTTGCCTCTGCCCGGCTCCCCTTCCTGGTCTGGTTCTTCACGTTCCTGTTCGTGCTCTCGGTGGTCCTCGCACTGCGGCTTCACGAACACGAAATCGAGATGATCCTGATGCGGATCTATGCCGCAGGCTGGGCCTTCATGGAGTTCTCGCCGAGCAAGGTGATCAACCTCACCGTGCCATCGGGCGAAGCGATCCCGGCGCCGATTTCGATGGTGGCCTCGCACCCCGATGTGGTGATCGCCTGGAACAAGCTCATGCGCGCCATTTGGGGTTCGCTGTTCATCTCGTTGTTCGTCGCCGTCCCGCTCGCGGTCTGGTTCGTTGACTTCTCGAAGCGGCGCGGAAAGTCGATCCTCGAGGAGCGACACCAACGCGGCGCGATGCTGGTCGATGGGGCAGAGCTCGCCAGTGTCATCAATGCCCACAATCGCGCGCAGCTGGACCAGGAAATCGCCGAAAAACTGCCCGGCAAGAGCTTCGATCAGATAATGGCAATGAGCTTCGAAGACCGCAAGGCGGCGGGTATCCATCATGTCTATTCGATGGCCGGTATCCCCTTCCCTTGGCGCACCGAACAGTCGCACACGATGATGATCGGCTCGACCGGTACCGGCAAGACAACCCAGATGCGCGCACTTATCGCGCAGATGCGGGTGCGACGCGACCGGGCTGTCGTTTTCGACCTCACTGGCGCCTACGTCGAGGCCTTCTACAACCCGGAAACCGACATCATCCTCAACCCGATGGACGAGCGCTGTCCGTCGTGGTCGGTGTTCGCAGAGGCGAAGAACCACGCCGATTTTACCGGCATCGCCGCCGCGCTGCTGCCCGCGGATGGCGGAGGCGCGGAACCCTTCTGGATGCTCGCTGCGCGCACGCTGTTCGTCGAGTCCTGCATCAAGCTCATCAAGGAAGGTCAGGCGACCAACCAGGCGCTCGCAAGCCGCCTGATGATGGCCGACCTCAAGGCGGTCCACAAAATGCTCGAGAATACCGTCGCCGACCCGCTGACCGCGCCCGAGGCGGCCAAGATGGCGGAATCGATCCGGGCCGTGTTCAACACCAACGCGCAGGCCCTTCGCTTTCTCCCTGAAGGCAAAGCGCCGTTTTCGATCTGCGACTGGGTCCGCGTCGAGGACAAGCCGGGTTCGATCCTGTTCATCACCTCCTCGCACAACGAGCTGGTGCTCAACCGGGCGCTGCTGTCGCTGTGGATGAACCTTGCTGTTCATACCCTGATGCGCCTGCCGCGCACGCGGGATCTGCGCACCTGGTTCTTCTTCGACGAGGTGCATGCGCTCCACCGCCTGCCGGCAATCGAGGACGGATTGCAGACCGCACGAGGTTTCGGCGGCGCCTTCGTGCTCGGCATCCATTCGTTCGCCAAGCTCTCGGAGACTTACGGCAAGGAAGGCGCGCAGAACCTTGCTGCGCTGGCGCGCACCAAGCTCATTCTGGCCGCGGCCGACCGTGACACCGCCGAGCATTGCTCGGACTACATTGGCCACCGCGAAGTGCGAATGATGGATGAAGCCTACAGCTACGGCTATTCCAACATCCGCGACGCCGCGACGATCACTCCGCGCTCCGAAGTCCAGCCTCTGGTGCTCCCCGACGACATCATGAAGCTGCCCTCGCTGCGCGGCTTCGTGGTGTTCCCTGAAGGCTTCGACGCCGCTCGGATCAAGCTCGCCTGGAAGGACTATCCCAAGGTCGCCGATGGCTATGTCCTGCGCGAGAATGTCGAGCCGATCGAGTTCTCGAATGCCGCTGGCGGCGAGGCTGACGATGCGGAAGACAAGGGTGGCCGGGAGACCAGGGATGAGCTCCAACCTGCAAATCTGATCGAGCCCGATGAGAAACAGGCAAAGCCTGCCGCGGCGGTGCCGGGGCAAGATGAGGCAGAGCCTCTACCGCCGCAGGTCGGCGCCGAGAGCGGCGCGCCCGCGGTCCGTATCGCAGCGACAATGTCGTTTCGAGCGGGCGGCGCCTCGCCTGTCGCCGATACCCATTCCCGCCACGCGCCCAGCGAGGCGAAAGCAATCACACAGTCAGCTGCCAAAGCGGCCGGACAGCGCGCGAACCAGAACGCGCGCGAGCTGGGTGAAGCCCTTGAACCGGAAACCCGGATCGAGCGATCCGCGGGCGGGCCTAAAGGCACTGATGAGCCCGAGATCGCGCCTGACGAGGGCATGGAGATCTAG
- a CDS encoding DUF2493 domain-containing protein, whose product MTDRFSNFADLAEHYAREIATPDYARAFMEQTELAKLSIEHEPSAAEMPDPEVAQAAIEMMLATVFDLFRDTRMEDFASEVAWGVANSFHVVAKRLDDREDAMANRLQEKLREYDPSEVYATDLEDLTMQARSLAECRDAMECMRDHAAKIYLVETGRPFSPVRGSRVSSKTNASMIEARDYLAAQKAQRREQYAPSGPVVVFSGGQQFTDIALVEDYLDAIHARVPSMALATTAQNKGADVIAAAWASRHNVPVILCKPDASRGASAPYQRNARMLAFKPVEAVVCSGGGIQANLADRLREARVPLHIVRDASVQNEAPAARTKAAAQAERPAMKRTACGTVNSDELPPF is encoded by the coding sequence ATGACGGACCGTTTCTCGAACTTCGCCGACCTTGCCGAACACTATGCGCGCGAAATCGCCACGCCCGACTACGCCCGGGCGTTCATGGAGCAGACCGAACTGGCCAAGCTCTCGATCGAGCATGAGCCGAGCGCTGCGGAAATGCCCGACCCCGAGGTGGCCCAGGCGGCGATCGAGATGATGCTGGCAACGGTCTTCGACCTGTTCCGCGACACCCGAATGGAGGACTTCGCTAGCGAAGTTGCCTGGGGCGTGGCCAACAGCTTCCATGTCGTCGCCAAACGCCTCGATGACCGCGAGGACGCGATGGCGAACCGGCTTCAGGAGAAGCTGCGCGAGTACGATCCGAGCGAGGTCTATGCGACCGATCTTGAGGACCTCACCATGCAGGCCCGCAGCCTTGCCGAATGCCGCGATGCGATGGAATGCATGCGCGACCACGCAGCAAAGATCTACCTCGTGGAAACCGGCCGTCCATTCTCGCCGGTCCGGGGCTCGCGGGTGTCGTCCAAGACCAATGCCTCGATGATCGAAGCACGCGACTATCTCGCGGCACAGAAGGCGCAGCGGCGCGAACAATATGCCCCATCGGGTCCGGTCGTGGTGTTCTCGGGTGGACAGCAGTTCACTGACATTGCGCTGGTTGAGGATTACCTCGATGCGATCCATGCCCGGGTCCCGTCAATGGCGCTGGCAACGACCGCCCAGAACAAGGGTGCGGACGTGATCGCGGCGGCCTGGGCGTCGCGCCACAATGTGCCGGTGATCCTGTGCAAGCCCGACGCTTCTCGGGGAGCATCCGCCCCCTATCAGCGCAATGCGCGCATGCTCGCGTTCAAGCCTGTCGAGGCGGTGGTGTGCAGCGGCGGCGGCATCCAGGCGAACCTGGCCGACCGGCTGCGTGAAGCCCGCGTGCCGCTCCACATCGTGCGCGACGCTTCGGTTCAGAACGAGGCTCCGGCGGCGCGGACCAAAGCCGCAGCGCAAGCCGAGCGGCCTGCGATGAAGCGCACGGCATGTGGCACCGTCAATAGCGATGAACTCCCGCCGTTCTGA
- a CDS encoding DUF6088 family protein gives MSAMADKIMKRVRAKGRGWVFTPKHFIDFGTRGSVDMALSRLAQNGEIRRIGRGLYDYPQLHDKLGALTPDAEMIAQAVSAQSGDRLAPSAAAAANKLGLSTQVPARASYATTGRTRVRQAAGRSVTLKHSRAPVLGNASEAANGVVQFLAGLGRDKVDADAISQLAARLDDKDVQALIKGRAQMPGWMGDVVLKIGAAHHG, from the coding sequence ATGTCCGCCATGGCCGACAAGATCATGAAGCGCGTTCGCGCGAAGGGGCGGGGGTGGGTATTCACCCCCAAGCATTTCATCGACTTCGGCACACGCGGCTCGGTCGACATGGCACTGTCGCGCCTGGCGCAGAATGGAGAGATACGCCGGATCGGGCGCGGCCTCTACGACTATCCGCAGTTGCACGACAAGCTGGGCGCGCTGACACCAGATGCCGAGATGATCGCGCAGGCCGTATCGGCGCAAAGCGGCGACCGGCTCGCGCCCTCGGCAGCAGCAGCGGCCAACAAGCTTGGCCTGTCGACACAAGTCCCTGCCAGGGCGAGCTATGCGACGACAGGACGAACCCGCGTGCGCCAGGCCGCTGGCCGAAGCGTCACGCTCAAGCACAGCCGCGCACCAGTGCTGGGCAATGCCTCTGAGGCTGCCAACGGCGTGGTCCAGTTCCTGGCCGGGCTCGGGCGAGACAAGGTCGATGCCGATGCGATTTCGCAGCTCGCCGCGCGGCTCGACGACAAGGACGTGCAGGCGCTGATCAAGGGCCGCGCGCAGATGCCGGGTTGGATGGGCGATGTCGTGCTGAAGATCGGGGCGGCGCACCATGGATGA
- a CDS encoding nucleotidyl transferase AbiEii/AbiGii toxin family protein: MSLSAEFLALSHHQQRRRLGDYRDRLTALWSELGFTDLEVQARSGNSFLQFEMSYPTKLGGHAALRPHILAELSAKPPALQPVSRSIASFVAQFRAAEPEVPAILCVDPVETAADKLSAFAWRSIARDRSHPDDDPTIVRHLHDLSALEAAATASAEFPALLLEALRADTMRGQGAVQDLPPQERLKTMIDRVKRDPEYAAEYRQFVESMAFAGAGDIPDFEKAFAALERLCAMLAPETA; the protein is encoded by the coding sequence CTGAGCCTGTCGGCAGAATTCCTCGCCCTGTCGCACCATCAGCAGCGCCGGCGCCTTGGCGACTATCGCGACCGGCTGACGGCGCTGTGGTCCGAGCTGGGCTTCACGGATCTGGAAGTCCAGGCCCGCAGCGGCAATTCCTTCCTGCAGTTCGAAATGAGCTACCCGACCAAGCTCGGCGGACATGCGGCGCTGCGCCCGCACATCCTTGCCGAACTGTCTGCCAAGCCACCCGCCTTGCAGCCGGTCTCTCGATCGATTGCCTCGTTCGTCGCGCAGTTCCGTGCCGCGGAACCCGAGGTGCCTGCCATCCTCTGTGTTGATCCGGTCGAGACCGCCGCGGACAAGCTGAGCGCCTTTGCCTGGCGCTCGATCGCGCGTGATCGCAGCCACCCCGACGACGATCCGACTATCGTGCGCCATCTCCACGATCTTTCAGCGCTTGAGGCTGCCGCCACCGCCAGCGCCGAATTTCCGGCGCTGCTGCTAGAAGCCCTGCGCGCAGACACGATGCGCGGCCAGGGCGCGGTGCAAGACCTGCCGCCCCAAGAACGGCTCAAGACAATGATCGATCGCGTGAAGCGCGATCCAGAATATGCGGCCGAGTACCGGCAATTTGTCGAAAGCATGGCTTTCGCTGGGGCCGGCGACATCCCCGATTTCGAGAAGGCATTCGCGGCGCTCGAAAGGCTCTGCGCCATGCTTGCGCCCGAGACGGCCTAG
- a CDS encoding nucleotidyl transferase AbiEii/AbiGii toxin family protein: protein MSFSNPPDSRTLGRVAGTLAVDEAFVEKDWYVVQAIRALLTLDDADFTPVFSGGTSLLKGHGLIKRFSEDIDFS, encoded by the coding sequence ATGTCGTTCTCCAACCCGCCTGACAGCAGGACGCTGGGCCGGGTTGCGGGCACCCTCGCCGTCGACGAAGCCTTCGTCGAAAAGGACTGGTATGTTGTGCAGGCGATTCGGGCGCTGCTGACGCTCGACGACGCCGACTTCACGCCTGTGTTTTCCGGAGGAACTTCGCTGCTCAAAGGCCACGGCCTGATCAAGCGCTTTTCCGAAGACATCGACTTCAGCTGA
- a CDS encoding MucR family transcriptional regulator, with translation MENEALLDHAADIVSAHVSNNAVAAADLPGLIQAVYASLAALGRAPEPAVEELKPAVSVRSSVKPDAVTCLECGEKMKMLKRHLGTEHGMTPAEYRTRWSLPADYPMVAPDYAAKRKDLAVRIGLGRKPGQSPKSETNAAPEAAPKAQPKAAATPAKRKKLGVAFGSADAS, from the coding sequence ATGGAAAACGAAGCACTGCTGGATCATGCCGCCGATATCGTTTCTGCCCATGTCAGCAACAATGCGGTGGCAGCCGCGGACCTGCCGGGCCTGATCCAGGCGGTCTACGCTTCGCTTGCCGCGCTTGGACGGGCGCCGGAACCGGCTGTGGAAGAGCTGAAGCCTGCCGTCTCGGTGCGTTCGTCGGTCAAGCCCGACGCCGTCACCTGTCTCGAATGCGGCGAGAAGATGAAGATGCTCAAGCGCCACCTCGGCACCGAGCACGGCATGACCCCGGCCGAGTACCGCACGCGCTGGAGCTTGCCCGCCGACTATCCAATGGTCGCGCCCGACTATGCCGCCAAGCGCAAGGATCTTGCTGTCAGGATCGGCCTCGGCCGCAAGCCTGGCCAGAGCCCGAAGTCTGAGACCAACGCAGCGCCCGAAGCTGCACCCAAGGCGCAGCCCAAGGCCGCTGCGACCCCGGCAAAACGCAAGAAGCTCGGCGTTGCCTTCGGCTCGGCAGACGCCAGCTGA
- a CDS encoding single-stranded DNA-binding protein yields the protein MKNLVILIGRIAAAPETRHAGETAITSFTLVTDRPKLVDGKTVKNEAGYTETLAEFHRVTAFNGLGTSVAKHKKKGDLVEVQGRLHYSKWTDREGVERYAVEIVAEEVLFL from the coding sequence ATGAAGAACCTCGTCATCCTGATCGGCCGCATCGCTGCTGCTCCCGAAACCCGCCACGCCGGCGAGACCGCGATCACCTCTTTCACCCTCGTCACCGACCGCCCCAAGCTGGTCGACGGCAAGACGGTCAAGAACGAGGCCGGCTACACCGAAACCCTCGCCGAATTCCACCGGGTCACTGCCTTCAACGGCCTCGGCACCTCGGTCGCCAAGCACAAGAAGAAGGGCGACCTGGTCGAGGTGCAGGGCCGCCTCCACTACTCGAAGTGGACCGACCGCGAGGGCGTCGAACGCTACGCGGTCGAGATCGTCGCCGAGGAAGTCCTCTTCCTCTGA
- a CDS encoding thermonuclease family protein has product MPIILAAAALCLAPSVHDGDTIRCGRERVRIANIDAPELPDSPKCQDRRRSYAWCDFAAGEASRVELARLLSRGRVMITRLGTDPYGRTLATVTVNGVDAGDYLVAQGLARPWR; this is encoded by the coding sequence ATGCCGATTATTCTTGCCGCCGCCGCCCTTTGCCTCGCACCTTCTGTCCACGACGGCGACACGATCCGCTGCGGCCGCGAGCGGGTCCGCATCGCCAATATCGATGCACCCGAGCTTCCCGACAGCCCCAAGTGTCAGGACCGAAGGCGCTCTTACGCCTGGTGCGACTTTGCAGCGGGTGAAGCCTCGCGGGTCGAACTCGCGCGGCTGCTGTCGCGCGGACGGGTCATGATCACGCGGCTCGGCACCGACCCTTATGGGCGGACGCTCGCCACGGTCACGGTGAACGGCGTGGACGCCGGCGACTATCTGGTCGCGCAAGGCCTCGCGAGGCCCTGGCGCTGA
- a CDS encoding pentapeptide repeat-containing protein, giving the protein MDDLFASQPITGAVLTRSDIKRLIGAAPRTLIDCDLQEADLSCLDLTRWRFERCNLRRSDLSGAKLEGTVWQSCRGPFANFAGANLSEAEFIGGDWNNCVMRRAGLTATRFVGSKLTGADFTEARAMHIHFEEVLLVSAKLPGFSFRKETLRRVDMSGADLRKGDFRMTVFEACSLREALVAGSRFEGSDLRGADLGGLRLVDGGLFRGATISREQAGQLLGELGLNVR; this is encoded by the coding sequence ATGGACGACCTTTTCGCCTCGCAGCCCATTACCGGCGCCGTGCTGACTCGCAGCGACATCAAGCGCCTGATCGGCGCGGCGCCGCGCACGCTCATCGACTGCGACCTCCAGGAAGCGGACCTTTCCTGCCTCGATCTCACCCGCTGGCGCTTCGAACGCTGCAACCTGCGGCGCAGCGACCTGTCGGGGGCAAAGCTCGAAGGCACGGTCTGGCAGTCCTGCCGGGGACCGTTCGCCAACTTCGCCGGTGCTAACCTCAGCGAAGCCGAGTTCATCGGCGGCGACTGGAACAATTGCGTGATGCGCCGCGCGGGCCTGACCGCGACGCGTTTCGTGGGATCGAAGCTCACTGGCGCCGACTTCACCGAAGCACGCGCCATGCACATCCATTTCGAGGAAGTGCTGCTGGTCTCTGCCAAGCTGCCCGGGTTCTCGTTCCGCAAGGAGACCCTGCGCCGGGTCGATATGTCGGGTGCAGACCTGCGCAAGGGCGATTTCCGCATGACGGTGTTCGAGGCCTGCTCGCTGCGCGAGGCGCTGGTCGCCGGGTCGCGCTTCGAAGGCTCGGACCTGCGCGGCGCCGATCTTGGCGGGCTTCGCCTGGTCGATGGTGGGCTGTTTCGCGGAGCGACGATCTCGCGCGAGCAGGCCGGGCAATTGCTGGGCGAACTCGGGCTCAACGTCCGTTAG